Sequence from the Gemmatimonadaceae bacterium genome:
CGCGGCCGGCGGAAATCGCCGCGACCGCGACGAGATACAGGCGATTTCGCGCCTTGTGCACCGCGGCATTGGGCACGCACGAGTGATTGACGTATCGCGCGGGGCGATCGCCGGGGTCGAGATACGTCTCGGGCCCAAAGCGGTAGCAGTTGTCCATGAAGCTGCCGCGCCGCTTCAGGAGCTCGCGCCAATTCACGAGGCGGCCATCGATCCGCAGAATCGTGTCGCCGGCGACGAAGCGCTCCGTGGCGAAGAGGCCCAGCCCAATCCGGCTCGGCCGCACCTCGACGCCGCCGGTCGAGGTGCTCACGGCCATTCGACCAGCTTGCCGGCGCGGATCTCGATGTCGTCGGCTCGGCGCAAACCGGCGATCTGCGCGCGCCCGAGCAGCTTCACGTGCCGCGAGCGGTCGAGCGCGTCCTGAATGTCCCAAAGCTCGTCCTCGCGGGTGATCCACTCCGTCCCGTGGCGGCGGAGGTCGTACGGCTCGGAATACCAGCGCAGCGTCTTGCGGCCGTCGTTCAGAAAATACTCATGAAAGAATGATACTGCCAATTCTCTAATGTCGCGATAGATCGGCTCGCGATACCGCAACACCGCGTGATTCGTCTTCGTGACGCCGCCCCAGAACCGCCCGCGGCGAAACAGCGCCACCACGTGATCGACGTCGTGGCGGTTGGTCTTGAGATCCATCACGAGCGGCGGCTGGCCGTGGAGCCAGAAGGCCAGCGCCGCCACGAGCGCGCCTTCCATGCAATGCGCCGACTTGCGGCGCAGCGTCGTCAGCGCCGACGAACAGGTCTCGCGCCCGCGCTCGTGGTTGATCGGAATCGTATCGAGATAATCCTGGACCCGCCTCGGGCTCGAGAGCGCCCTGAGCGGCCGCAGCTCGGGCAGCGCGGCGATGCCCGCCGGAGGACGGCGACGATGCCGTACGCGCGTCACTCCGGCGTCACGATGTACTGCTCGATCTTGCCGTCCGGCATCACGAACGTCGACACGCCGTAGTTCTTCGCGCCGCATTGCACCCGGTATCCGCGATACGTCATTCCACCGCGCAGCGAGTACGACGTCTGCTGCACGCCCTTGATCGCACCGCACGACGCCAGGCTCGACGCAAAGTCCTTGATCGCGACGTCGCTGAAGTACGCATTGGCATTCGAGGTGAAAAGCGAACGATCGACCTGGCCGTGCATCAGTCCCGCGAAGACCGACTTCGTTTGTGCGATCGCCTTCTCGGTGGCCGGATCGGTCGTCGAGAAGAGCACATCCTCGATGCGCGACGCGATCACCGACTGCACGTCCGTCGCGAACAGATTCGCGAACACCACCACCGCCATGCGATCGTCGGGAAAGATCGCGTTCTGCGTCGAGAAGCCGGACACCTCGCCGCCATGCGAGATCATGCGGTGCCCGTTGAACGATCCAGTGTAGACCCCGAGCCCGTAACCGGTCGCGCGGCCGTCGGTGAGGATCATGCTGGTCTGCTGTGCGCGATACGACGCGGGCTTGAGAATCGACTGCTTGATCACCGAGATGTCCCAGCGCGCCAGATCGCTCGAGCTCATCGCCAGCTCGCCGGCGGCGAACATCCAGCCTCGGCCTTCCTTCGGCGCGACGCGCGGCGGACCGAGACCAAAACGCTCGTAGCGCTCCGGATCGCCGGGGCCGAGGGCGCCTTCGTCGGTGATCATGACAGAACTCATATGCAGCGGCGTGAAGACGTGCTGGCGCAGGAAGTCGACGAGCGGCATCCCGGTCACCTTCTCGACGATGACACCCGCGATCACGTAATTCGTATTGCTGTACTGCCACTTGCTGCCGGGGTCGAAGTCGAGCGGCTTCTTCGCCCACTC
This genomic interval carries:
- a CDS encoding serine hydrolase domain-containing protein produces the protein MSDSIRRGVLLAAALIAGPAWVVHAQATATLPAAMRARIDSIVKQEMTARGAPSVSIAVVKDGEIAYTNAYGMARLSPPLPATPSMRYSIGSVSKQITATAVLLLAEQGKLSLDDKVAKFLPNLTRANEVSIRQILSMTSGYQDYWPQDYVMPPMLKPVTAQAILDEWAKKPLDFDPGSKWQYSNTNYVIAGVIVEKVTGMPLVDFLRQHVFTPLHMSSVMITDEGALGPGDPERYERFGLGPPRVAPKEGRGWMFAAGELAMSSSDLARWDISVIKQSILKPASYRAQQTSMILTDGRATGYGLGVYTGSFNGHRMISHGGEVSGFSTQNAIFPDDRMAVVVFANLFATDVQSVIASRIEDVLFSTTDPATEKAIAQTKSVFAGLMHGQVDRSLFTSNANAYFSDVAIKDFASSLASCGAIKGVQQTSYSLRGGMTYRGYRVQCGAKNYGVSTFVMPDGKIEQYIVTPE
- a CDS encoding SET domain-containing protein-lysine N-methyltransferase, yielding MSTSTGGVEVRPSRIGLGLFATERFVAGDTILRIDGRLVNWRELLKRRGSFMDNCYRFGPETYLDPGDRPARYVNHSCVPNAAVHKARNRLYLVAVAAISAGREITFDYSTTIADDDIWTMRCRCGSPQCRRIIRNFGSLPQGLRKKYVNRGMVPGFILRVFV